GCGGCCCTCGATCGCGACGAGTCGGTCGAGAACCTCGAACTCGTCTCGGAACTCGACGGCGAGTGGCTCTATCGGATGGAATGGGTCGATCACATCGAGACGCTGATTCAGATCCTCGTCGAGGAACAGGGCTCGATCCTCGCCGCGTTCGGCGACGAATCGGGCTGGCAGCTCCGGGTGCTTTTCGCCGAACGCGACGCGCTGTCACGAACCTACGACTACTGTCAGGACGCGGGACTCACGATAGACATCCGGAGCATCTACCAGCTCGACGACGGCCGCGAGGGCCGGTTCGGCCTCACGGACGAACAGCAAGACACCCTCGAAATAGCGTACGAACACGGCTACTTCGACGTTCCCCGGGAGATCACGCTCACCGACCTCGCGACGGAGATCGGAATCAGTCACCAGGCGCTCTCCGAGCGCCTCCGACGCGGCCAGAAGAGCGTCCTGAAGAACACGGTCATCATCGGCAGCGAGGACGAGTAGCTCACCGCCCGCGCGTGTACAGCACGACCAGTAGCGCGACCAAAACCACTTGTGCGAGTTTGTCGACCGCGTCGAGTACCCCGACCGTTCCGAGCGTCGGCCCCACGATGACGTACCAGAGGACGATCTGTCCCGCGGTAAACGGGATCCCCAGCAGGTAGACCAGCGGCCGGCGGTACTCCGCGAGTACGAGCCCGATCCCGACGAAGAAGCCGACACCGGCGACCAGGAAGCTCGCCCGTAGCGCGAGGGCGGGCACGATCACTCCCAGCAGGAGGTGGATCGCACCGCTCAGCGCCGCCAATGCGATCGCGATCCAGTGAACCGATGTCAACGGATTCGTGTCGAATCGTACCATATCCATCGTATAGTTGGCACGTACTTCGTTCTCACGCCAACTGCTCGCCGACGAGCCGATCCGCGTGGGCGACGAACGCTTCGATTTCGTCTTTCGGCACCGTCGCTCCGGCGGCGACGTCGTGGCCGCCCCCGTCGCCGCCGACCGCGCCCGCGGCCGTACCGACTACCGCCGAAAGGTCGAGCCCCCGGCGAACGAGGGCGTGTGTTCCCCGTGTCGAGACCTTCATGTGTTCCTCGTCCTTCTCGGCGAAGGCGACGATCGGTTTTTCCCTGCTGATGCCGTCCGACCCGAGCGCCATCCCCGCGACGATCCCGACGATCGTATCAGGGATCCGGTCCCCGGCGTCGAACCACTGGAGGTGTCTTTCGCTTTCGACGCCGGTTTCGTTCACCCACTGGAGCCCCTCCGAGAGGTTCCGGCGGTGGCTTCCCAGTAGCGTTCGGGCGGCATCGAGCGCCTCCTTGCGATCCCCGAGACAGATCGCGAGGCCCACGTCCGCCCGCTCGTAGCGCGCGGTCGCGTTCAACACGGTCGAGAACTCGCTCGCATCGCGAAGCTCGGTGCCGGACTTCTCCCCGACGAGCGTGTAGGTCGTCCCGGTCAGCCCGTCGATCTTCTCGGCCGGGACGCCGCTTGCGACCGCTCGACGGATCAGCGCGCTTACGACCGTTTTTCGCTCGTCCCCGTCGAGATCCGCCCAGCAGCGCCACTCGCGGTCCTCGCGCAGATCGAGGTCGAGGTCGTCGAGGAACCTGAGAGTTCCGTTGGCATCGCCCGAAATCCCCGGAATCCCGATGTCGCTCGTGTACTCCAGTAGTTTGGGGAGCGGCCGGGTCTGGGTTCCGTAGAGCGCGAGGTCGGTGTTCGCTTCGAGGACGCCCGCCTCGACGCCTTCTTCGACGATCGCCTCGTTCGCCCCGACGAGCCCGCCGTCGCTCGACTGCATGTCGCCGACCGCCCCGACGACCGCCAGCGCCGCGAGATCCCGATTGTCGGTGTCATCTTCGAGTGCGCGTGCGAGGAGATACGCGGTTCCGGCCCCCGAGAGCTCCGAGGCGCCGTTCAATCCCTCTAACAAGGGGTTACAGTGGAACTCGGTGTCGGCGTCGGCGGGCTGGTGGTGATCGCAGATCACGGGGGTGAAATCACCTCGATTCTCGTGCTCGGCGATGAGATCGAGCTGCCCGCTTCCGAAGTCGGTAAAGAGGACCGTCTCGGAGCGGTGGGTGGCAATCGTCTCCAGTTCGTCGGCGTCGAGCTGTTTCGCGAACGTCGTCTCGAAGGCGATCCCCGCTCTTTCGAGCGCGCTTGCGGCGATCCCTGCGCTCGTCAGCCCGTCGGCGTCGATGTGCGAGGCGAGCAACACCTCCTCGGACGCGGCGATCCGCTCCGCGCAGGCGCTCGCTCGCTCGTCGAGTTCGGGGACCGGGCCGGTCATTGCACACCCTTGGCCCGTCGTCGGGTATAAACTTCCGGAGTGAAGCGCCGACGTTAACCTCCGATCCCGCCTACCCGCACGTATGCTCTCGGATTCGACGGTGACGCTCCTCACGAAACTGCTGGTCGTGGGCCTGCTCGCGGTTTCGCTCGTCTCGACGGTTCTGACGGTCCGGGAAGCGGGTCCCGTCGCCGCACTGCCGGGATTGGTCGGCGTCTACGTCACGCTCGTCCTCGCGGTTGGCGTCCTCGTCACGGGTCTGCTCGATCCGCGCTTTCAGGTCGCGTTCGCGCTCGGGCTGACGGCGTTCGGGGTTTCGATGTACGTTACCGAAAGCGCCCTCGTCGGCGTCCTGTTCGCAGTTGTTGGCCTGTTCACGCTGGGAACGAAGGGCCGCGAGCTCGCATGAAGGCGAAACCGAAAAACGCCCGCCTGCCGTGGCGTCGGTATGAACGCCACCTACCCGCCACCGCTCTCCCGCGGCGACACCGTCGCCGTGATCGCACCCTCACACGCCGCCCCGAACGGCGCGCTCTCACGGGGTATCGAGCGGCTTCGCTCGTTCGACCTCGACGTCGAACTGTTCGACACTGCGACCCGCACCACCGAGTGGCTCCGGGCGAACCCCGAAGGGCGCGCCGAGGACGTCCATCGCGCGTTCGAGCGCGAGGATATTCGGGGAGTGATCGCCGCGTTCGGGGGCAACTGCGAACTCCAGATGCTCCCGTATCTGGATCCCGACCGGCTTCGTGAGAACCCCACGCGGTTTTTCGGCGCGAGCGACAACACTCACCTGCACCTGTTTCTCGACTCCCTCGGACTCGTTTCGTTTTATGGCGCCCAGCTGTTCCCCGATTTGGTCGCCGACCCGCGGATGCATCCGACCACCCGCGAGTACGTCGAGCGCGCGCTGTTCGAGACGCCCTTCGGCTCGCTCGAGCCCACTGGGGAGTGGACCGACGAGTACTACGACCTCGCGAGCGACCTGCCCCGCACCTGGTTCGAAAGCGGGGGCTGGCGCTGGCACAACGCGACCGAGAAAGTCCTCACCGCACCCGTGGTCGGGGGCTGTCTCGCGATGCTCGAATCCCAGCTGCTGACCGACACGCCCTACTTCACTCGCGAGAGCTGCGAGGGGCGGATCCTCGCGGTCGAGACCTCCGGGGAGACCCCCGAGCCCGCGGTCGTCGAGCGGTTCTTCATGGCGCTGGGCGAACGGGGGATGCTCGAGGCCTGTGAGGCGCTCGTCGTCGGCAAGCCAGAAACGCCTGGGGGCGACGAACGGGATAAATATCGCAGCCGCCAACGGCGTACCATTGCGAACACCGTCGACGAGTACGCCGACCTGCCGATCGTCTTCGACCTCGATTTCGGTCACCCCGCACCCGACCTTCCCCTCCCGCTGGGCGCCCCTATGACGATCGACCCGGCCGGGCGGGCGATCCGGTTCCCTCAGCCGCGATAGCTCGGGGCGGCCCGCTCGACGACGTCGCAGGCCAGTTCCTCGAAGCTCGCCGCGTCGGGAACGACGTCCACATCCACCCCCGCCCGTTCGGCCGTCTCGCGGGTCGGTCCCCCGATCGCGCCGACGACCGCAGTAGAAAGGCCCGTAATCGCCTCCTCGCGCAGCCCCCGCTCGGCCGCGGCAGCGAGGAAGTGCTCGACGGTCAGCGAGGAGGTAAACAGCGCGCCCTCCAACTCGCCGGCGGCGGCCCGCTCGGCCGAGACGCCCGATTCCGGCGGGCGGATCAGCCTGTAAAGCACCGTCTCATGGACGTACGCGCCCGCGTCGTTCAGCCCGTCGGTGAGGACGGAACTGCCGTGATCCGAGCGGGCGACCTCGACGCGTGAGCCGGCGACCTCGCTTTCGAGTGCGTGGACGAGCCCCGCGGAGGAGAACTCCTCGGGGATCAGGTCGACCTCGTAGCCCGCCTCCCGAAGCGCTCTGGCCGTTCTGTCGCCGATCGCACAGACGGCTCCCGAGTCCGACGGGCGCCAGCCCGCATCGGCCGCCAACTCGACGCCTGTCTTGCTCGTCAGGACCGTGTAATCGGTGTCTTCCCGTGGGGTCGCGCCCGTGGGCTCGACCGCGAGCATCGGGTCGGCTATCGGATCGGCACCGAGCGATTCAAGGAGGTCGACGGCTTCAGCGAGGCGCTCGTCGTCCGGCCGGAAGACGGCGATCCGTGTCTCCTGGCTCATCCGTCTCCCCCCGAGTTCTCCATCGAACCGTCCACTCCGTCCGCGTACAGCCCCGCGACCCCGCCTATCACCGTCACCGCGGGCGGCTCGATGCCTTCCTCGTCGCGCACCGAAACGATCGTCTCGAGGGTGCCCGCGACCGCCCGCCCGTCGGGCCAGGTCCCGCGCTCGACCAGCGCGACCGGCGTCTCGGGGTCCATGCCGGCCTCACGCAGCGCGCGGGTGTACTCCGGCAGTTTGCCGACGCCCATCAGCACGACGATGGTTCCGCCCGTCGCGGCGAGCGCCTCCCAGTCGACCGCCGATTCGTCCTTGGTTGGGTCCTCGTGACCCGTGACGAACGAAACACTGGAAGCGTGATCGCGGTGGGTGACCGGGATCCCGAAGACGGCGGGGGCGGCGATGGGCGAGGTGATCCCGGGGACGACCTCGACCTCGATTCCGCGCTCGCGGAGGTACGCCAGTTCCTCGCCCCCACGCCCGAAGACGAACGGGTCGCCGCCCTTCAGCCGAACGACCGTCTTGCCCGCGCGGGCGAGTTCGAGCAGTCGCTCGTTGATCGCTTCCTGACCGGTTCGCTCGCCGCCCGCGCGCTTGCCCACGTCCTCGCGTTTCTCCTCCGGGATCGACTCGATGATCTCCGGGCCTGGAAGCTTGTCGTGGAGCACGACGTCCGCGTCTTCGATCAACCGCTTTGCCTTCACCGTCAGCAGTTCGGGGTCGCCCGGCCCGCTCCCCACCAGATGAACGGTGCCGGTCATTTCCCGTTCTCCCCGGTTCCGTCCTCCTCGGTTCGTTCCGGATCGACCTCCTCCTCGCTCGCTTCGCGCTTTGCCTCCTCGATCAGCTCGCGGGCGCCCCGATCTGCGAGCTCCTCGGCGAGCTCGCGGGCGGCCTCCGCGTGTCGTTCGACCGGGAGGTCGCGAGTTACCGAGATGGTCGGCTCGCCCCCTCTGGCGAGTACCTGCACACGCGTGCGGACGTACTCACCCTGGATCACCGCGTGGATCCCGATCGGGGCGACACAGCCGCCGCCGAGCGTCGCGAGGACCGTGCGCTCGACGGTCGTCTCGACACGGCTCCGCGGGTGGTCGAGCGCGTCGTTGACCTCACGGGCGAGGTCGGTATCCGCCATCGCCACCGCGAGGGCGCCCTGGCCCGCCGCGGGGACGAACGACTCCACGGGAAGCTCTCTCGTGGGTATCTCCCGATCCAGCCCCGAGCGTTCGAGCCCGGCCGCGGCGAGCACGATCGCGTCGAACGGCTCGCTTCGCTCGAACGCCCGGCGCTCGCGCTCGGAGAGCCCCTCGACCCACTCCTCGGGCCGTTGGTCGAACGCCGGCTCGAAGTCCTCGTCCGTGTTGGCCTTTCGTTCCTCGTCGGCGGCGACCCGCCGGTCGTACTCCTCGTTGAGCGACTTCGAGAGCAGCTTTTCGACCCGGGTATCGACGTTGCCTCGCAGGGGTTCGACGGTCAGGTCCGGGCGCTGTGCGAGCAACTGGGCGCCCCGTCGGAGGCTGCCGGTGCCGACCGTCGCGCCCTCCGGAAGCTCCTCGAGGGTCGTCCCCTCTGGGGTCACCAGTCGGTCGCCGGGCGTTCCGCGTTTGGGGACGGCGGCGACCACCAGTTCCGACTCCTCGGTCGGCATGTCCTTCATCGAGTGGATCGCGCCCTCTACCTCTCCCTCCAGTACCTTCTCGTCGAGGCTGCGTACGAACGCCCCGGTCTTGCCGAGGCGGTGGATGAGTTCGTCGCTGATCCGGTCGCCAGTCGTCTCGACGGTGACGAGCTCGACCTCCCGGCGACGCCCCGAGAGCGCTCGCTTTACCGTCTCGGCCTGGGCGAGCGCGAGGTCCGATCCGCGCGTCGCCAGCCGAATCGGGTCCGATGGCGTGGTCATACCGGCGTTTCGGCCCCCGACGCACATATACTGCCGGTTATCGTCACCGCCGGCTTGTCCTCCCCGACCTCGCCACGAAACACACCTCATCCGACATTTACCCACCCTTATCCCGTCAGCCGTTTTGAACGAGACATGGGAACGATCGCGGAGCTCTCGGTGCCGACGACGGAGTTCGCGCTGTGCGAGACGCTCGCCGCCGTCCCCGACGCCGAACTCGAAGTCGAGCGCGTCGCCGCCCACGGCGAGCGGGCGCTCGTGCCGTTCGTCTGGGTCCGGACGAGCGAGTTCGAGCGCTTCGAGGCCGCTCTGGGGGACGACTCGTCCGTCGGGGAGTTCGAGTGTGTCTCGACGCTTGAGACCGAGCGCCTCTATCGGATGGACTGGGTGGGATCGACTCGCCTTCTGGTTCACGCCGTCCTCGAGGCTGACTCGACGGTCCTCTCGGCGACCGGGAGCGACGACCACTGGCAGCTCCGCCTGCTCTTTCCCGATCACGACGCGTTGTCGACGGTCCACGATCACTGCCGAGCGGCCGACATCGAGTTCGAGATCACCAGCATCTACGAGCTCGAAGGACAGCGCCACAGACGCTACGGGCTGACGGCCCGCCAGCACCGAACGCTGATCGAGGGGGTCGAACGCGGCTACTACGAGATCCCGCGCGAGCTCACGCTCGGGGAGTTCGCCGAGCGACTCGACGTCTCACACCAGGCGCTCTCGGAGCGATTGCGTCGGGGCCACCGAAACCTCATCGAGTCCGGGCTGATCGCTGGTCGTGAGCCCTCCGGGTTCGAAGAAATCGATCGCGATGGGTCCTGAGCCGGACGGTCTCCCGTACCTCGCTCAGGGGCGGCGAGTCTACCGGCGCGTATCGTCGTCGTCGAGCAACCCGTCATCGTCGTTGCCGACGGTATCGTCGTTGTCGTCCAACAGACCATCGTCGTCGGTGATGCCGGTGTCGTCCGTCGAGCTGCCGGTACCGACGCCGGCGCCCGTTCCGGCCGTGCCGGCCGATGCGAGGCGTACTTCGCCGCCGGTGACCGACTCGACGGCTTCTTCCTGCAGCGGATAGGTGTCCTCGTCGCGGTCGTCCCAGCCGAGTTTCGACTTGATTTTGTTCGTCAACCCGGGATCGGGGTCGACGTAGGCGGTACCGTGCTCGACATCAGCGATGATGCCGACGTCCTCGCCCTGGTCGTTGACGACGCTCTTGCCTTCGTCGTCCTCGGTGAACGTGTGTGCCATCGCGACAGGAGATACACTCGGCCCGCGTTTCGTGACGGCGCTTGCACCGGCAACCAGTTTATCAGTGATCCGCCACGAGTACCGCAGAACCGTCGAACGCCGCAGGAGATAGTAGGCCGCAAGCGGCGGCTGGACGGGGGGAACGAGCAGGCTGAGAAACGCGAGCCCGAGGTAGAGTCCGGGGTTTGGTCGCCAGCCGGTGGTCGTCGTGTGGACGTACCGCGCGTCCCGGTAGATCGCGACGGGAAACACCGCCAGTGCGAGCGCCCCGAAGGTCGCCGGGATCGCGACCACCGACGCGGGCAACGCCAGCACGTACGCGATCAGAGCCACGGGGATCCCCGACAACGATCCACTGAGCGAGGCGGCGACGAGGACCCACCACCCGTCCCAGCCCGGCGCGACCGCGACCCGTTCGTGTCGCCGATAGAGGTAGACGATCCCGACCAGCGGTGCGGAGACCACCAGCGCCGCGAGTGCGTACAGCTGGTAGTTCACGCGCCACGATCCGCGCTTGCGAAGGTGACGGCCGTCGAAAAACAGGCAGATCGGGACCCCGATCCGGATCGCCAGCCCGCCGACGCTCGCCACCACGAGGATGGTTCGTCCGACGAGGGGGTCGGGATGGTCCTGCAGCAGACCGATGATCCCGACGCCGATCACGGGCGGAAGGGCGAACAGCAGGGTTTCGAGCAGGCGATACCACGATCCTCGCTCCATCTACAGGGCGTGTTTGTACGCTTCGAGGGTCTCCTCGACGTCCTCCTCGGTATGCGAATCGCTCACGAACTGCGACTCGAACCCGTTCTGACTGAGGAATACCCCCTGATCGAACATCGCGGGCCGAAGCAGGCGGTTCCAGCGCTCGATTTCCGTCTTTCCGACGTCCGCGCCCGTCTTCGGACAGTGCGTGTAGCGCGCACAGTCGGTGCGCTGTTCACAGCCGCTCTCACACTGGCCCTCGCCTTCGACGGGTGTATCGCGCGTGAAGAGGACCTTGAAGACGCTGTCGGTCCCCGCGACGGTGTACTCGGGGGCCTGCTCGGCACAGATGTCGGTCAGGCCCGACCGTAACTGCTCGCCGAGCGCGTTCACGTGGTCGTAGACGCCGTTTTCGGCGGCGTACTTCAGCGTTTCCAGCCCCGCCGCCATCGTCACCGGGTGCCCCGAGAACGTGCCGGCCTGGAAGACGTCGCCCGACGGGGTGAACGACTCGATGACCTCCGCCCGGCCGCCGATCGCGCCGACCGGAAAGCCTCCCCCGACGATCTTGCCGAAGGTCGTTACATCGGGGGTGACGTCGAACTTCCCCTGTGCGCAGGCGAGCCCGCCGACGCGAAAGCCGGTGATGACCTCGTCGAAGATCAACAGCGAGCCGTGCTCGCGGGTGAGTTTTCTGAGTGTCTCGTGGTAGCCGTCCACTGGAGTGACGATTCCCTTGTTCGCGAGGATCGGCTCGACGAGCAC
The sequence above is drawn from the Halalkalicoccus subterraneus genome and encodes:
- a CDS encoding helix-turn-helix domain-containing protein, translated to MSATIVELELPLEEFALSRTFSELDEIECEVERFVAQDADHVMPFVWITGNDGDRIKAALDRDESVENLELVSELDGEWLYRMEWVDHIETLIQILVEEQGSILAAFGDESGWQLRVLFAERDALSRTYDYCQDAGLTIDIRSIYQLDDGREGRFGLTDEQQDTLEIAYEHGYFDVPREITLTDLATEIGISHQALSERLRRGQKSVLKNTVIIGSEDE
- a CDS encoding DUF7475 family protein; translated protein: MVRFDTNPLTSVHWIAIALAALSGAIHLLLGVIVPALALRASFLVAGVGFFVGIGLVLAEYRRPLVYLLGIPFTAGQIVLWYVIVGPTLGTVGVLDAVDKLAQVVLVALLVVLYTRGR
- a CDS encoding DHHA1 domain-containing protein translates to MTGPVPELDERASACAERIAASEEVLLASHIDADGLTSAGIAASALERAGIAFETTFAKQLDADELETIATHRSETVLFTDFGSGQLDLIAEHENRGDFTPVICDHHQPADADTEFHCNPLLEGLNGASELSGAGTAYLLARALEDDTDNRDLAALAVVGAVGDMQSSDGGLVGANEAIVEEGVEAGVLEANTDLALYGTQTRPLPKLLEYTSDIGIPGISGDANGTLRFLDDLDLDLREDREWRCWADLDGDERKTVVSALIRRAVASGVPAEKIDGLTGTTYTLVGEKSGTELRDASEFSTVLNATARYERADVGLAICLGDRKEALDAARTLLGSHRRNLSEGLQWVNETGVESERHLQWFDAGDRIPDTIVGIVAGMALGSDGISREKPIVAFAEKDEEHMKVSTRGTHALVRRGLDLSAVVGTAAGAVGGDGGGHDVAAGATVPKDEIEAFVAHADRLVGEQLA
- a CDS encoding S66 family peptidase, with the translated sequence MNATYPPPLSRGDTVAVIAPSHAAPNGALSRGIERLRSFDLDVELFDTATRTTEWLRANPEGRAEDVHRAFEREDIRGVIAAFGGNCELQMLPYLDPDRLRENPTRFFGASDNTHLHLFLDSLGLVSFYGAQLFPDLVADPRMHPTTREYVERALFETPFGSLEPTGEWTDEYYDLASDLPRTWFESGGWRWHNATEKVLTAPVVGGCLAMLESQLLTDTPYFTRESCEGRILAVETSGETPEPAVVERFFMALGERGMLEACEALVVGKPETPGGDERDKYRSRQRRTIANTVDEYADLPIVFDLDFGHPAPDLPLPLGAPMTIDPAGRAIRFPQPR
- a CDS encoding uroporphyrinogen-III synthase; this translates as MSQETRIAVFRPDDERLAEAVDLLESLGADPIADPMLAVEPTGATPREDTDYTVLTSKTGVELAADAGWRPSDSGAVCAIGDRTARALREAGYEVDLIPEEFSSAGLVHALESEVAGSRVEVARSDHGSSVLTDGLNDAGAYVHETVLYRLIRPPESGVSAERAAAGELEGALFTSSLTVEHFLAAAAERGLREEAITGLSTAVVGAIGGPTRETAERAGVDVDVVPDAASFEELACDVVERAAPSYRG
- the cobA gene encoding uroporphyrinogen-III C-methyltransferase, whose product is MTGTVHLVGSGPGDPELLTVKAKRLIEDADVVLHDKLPGPEIIESIPEEKREDVGKRAGGERTGQEAINERLLELARAGKTVVRLKGGDPFVFGRGGEELAYLRERGIEVEVVPGITSPIAAPAVFGIPVTHRDHASSVSFVTGHEDPTKDESAVDWEALAATGGTIVVLMGVGKLPEYTRALREAGMDPETPVALVERGTWPDGRAVAGTLETIVSVRDEEGIEPPAVTVIGGVAGLYADGVDGSMENSGGDG
- the hemC gene encoding hydroxymethylbilane synthase, which produces MTTPSDPIRLATRGSDLALAQAETVKRALSGRRREVELVTVETTGDRISDELIHRLGKTGAFVRSLDEKVLEGEVEGAIHSMKDMPTEESELVVAAVPKRGTPGDRLVTPEGTTLEELPEGATVGTGSLRRGAQLLAQRPDLTVEPLRGNVDTRVEKLLSKSLNEEYDRRVAADEERKANTDEDFEPAFDQRPEEWVEGLSERERRAFERSEPFDAIVLAAAGLERSGLDREIPTRELPVESFVPAAGQGALAVAMADTDLAREVNDALDHPRSRVETTVERTVLATLGGGCVAPIGIHAVIQGEYVRTRVQVLARGGEPTISVTRDLPVERHAEAARELAEELADRGARELIEEAKREASEEEVDPERTEEDGTGENGK
- a CDS encoding helix-turn-helix domain-containing protein; amino-acid sequence: MGTIAELSVPTTEFALCETLAAVPDAELEVERVAAHGERALVPFVWVRTSEFERFEAALGDDSSVGEFECVSTLETERLYRMDWVGSTRLLVHAVLEADSTVLSATGSDDHWQLRLLFPDHDALSTVHDHCRAADIEFEITSIYELEGQRHRRYGLTARQHRTLIEGVERGYYEIPRELTLGEFAERLDVSHQALSERLRRGHRNLIESGLIAGREPSGFEEIDRDGS
- the hemL gene encoding glutamate-1-semialdehyde 2,1-aminomutase, with product MTLENSRELYDRALSVLPGGVNSPVRASIQPYPFFVERGDGGHVIDADGNRYIDWVMGLGPLLLGHDLPQSVESAIQKQASAGPMYGAPTEIEVELAEFVARHVPSVEKVRFVNSGTEATVSAVRLARGYTGREKIVVMQGGYHGAQESTLVEGDSDDPSPSSKGVPQSFAEHTIPVPFNDTEAVERVFEERGEEIAGVLVEPILANKGIVTPVDGYHETLRKLTREHGSLLIFDEVITGFRVGGLACAQGKFDVTPDVTTFGKIVGGGFPVGAIGGRAEVIESFTPSGDVFQAGTFSGHPVTMAAGLETLKYAAENGVYDHVNALGEQLRSGLTDICAEQAPEYTVAGTDSVFKVLFTRDTPVEGEGQCESGCEQRTDCARYTHCPKTGADVGKTEIERWNRLLRPAMFDQGVFLSQNGFESQFVSDSHTEEDVEETLEAYKHAL